One genomic segment of Virgibacillus doumboii includes these proteins:
- the leuB gene encoding 3-isopropylmalate dehydrogenase, whose protein sequence is MNKQVVLLPGDGVGQEVMESAKFVLNTVATEFGHRFAFHEHAIGGDAIDRYGTPLPDDTVKACQQAEAVLLGAVGGKKWDVLPASKRPEKGLLGIRKELGLFANLRPVKSFPALAHVSPLKEEVISGSDILIIRELTGGLYFGEPSERRENGQAAVDTLYYQRYEIERIVDKAFQSAQKRRKHLTSVDKANVLESSRLWREIVEEKQQQYPDVTVDHVLVDAAAMKLVTNPDQFDVIVTGNLFGDILSDEASVLTGSLGMLPSASIRSDGVGLYEPVHGSAPDIAGRGMANPTGMILSAAMMLRHSFNMEAEAMEIESAVNETLNQGYHTADLNRKGGLLVGTKEMTEAIVDNLTAKSVSDSICSSYS, encoded by the coding sequence ATGAATAAACAGGTTGTTTTGTTGCCAGGAGACGGAGTGGGCCAGGAAGTGATGGAGTCAGCAAAGTTTGTACTGAACACGGTCGCTACTGAATTCGGTCACCGGTTTGCATTTCATGAGCATGCCATTGGTGGCGACGCGATTGACCGATACGGCACCCCATTACCTGATGACACGGTAAAAGCTTGTCAGCAGGCTGAGGCAGTTTTACTTGGAGCAGTTGGAGGTAAGAAGTGGGATGTCCTTCCGGCAAGTAAACGGCCTGAAAAAGGATTGCTCGGTATCCGGAAAGAGCTCGGGCTTTTTGCGAATTTGCGCCCTGTTAAGAGTTTTCCTGCTTTAGCCCATGTATCACCGTTGAAGGAAGAAGTAATCAGCGGAAGTGATATTTTAATTATCCGTGAACTGACAGGCGGCTTGTATTTCGGCGAGCCGAGTGAACGACGGGAAAATGGTCAGGCGGCTGTCGATACCCTTTATTATCAGCGCTATGAAATTGAGCGGATTGTCGATAAAGCATTCCAGAGTGCACAAAAGCGGAGGAAGCATCTGACTTCTGTAGATAAAGCCAACGTCCTGGAATCCAGTAGGCTCTGGCGCGAGATTGTCGAGGAGAAACAGCAGCAGTACCCGGATGTGACTGTTGACCATGTGCTTGTAGATGCAGCAGCAATGAAACTTGTAACAAATCCGGATCAATTTGACGTCATTGTTACAGGAAATTTATTCGGCGATATTTTAAGTGATGAAGCATCCGTTTTGACCGGTTCGCTTGGGATGCTGCCTTCAGCAAGCATCCGTTCAGATGGTGTCGGACTTTATGAGCCCGTTCACGGCTCCGCACCAGATATTGCCGGTCGCGGGATGGCCAATCCAACCGGGATGATTTTATCGGCAGCCATGATGCTTCGCCATTCATTCAACATGGAAGCAGAGGCAATGGAAATTGAATCCGCAGTAAACGAAACCCTCAACCAGGGTTATCACACAGCTGATTTGAACAGAAAAGGCGGATTGCTTGTTGGAACCAAGGAAATGACGGAAGCGATAGTTGATAATTTAACAGCAAAAAGTGTTTCGGACAGTATTTGCAGTTCGTATTCGTGA
- the ilvC gene encoding ketol-acid reductoisomerase: MSKVLYEKDIQKEVLQGKKIAVVGYGSQGHAHAQNLRDSGYDVVVGLRPGKSQQKAQADGFEVQSVADAVQVADVVMVLLPDEHQTAVYEESIKPNLQAGNAMAFAHGFNVHFNQIVPPSDVDVFLVAPKGPGHLVRRTFEEGAGVPALYGVYQDVTGNAKGLSLAYAQGIGAARAGVLETSFQEETETDLFGEQTVLCGGLTSLIKAGFETLTDAGYQPEVAYFECMHEVKLIVDLLYEGGLENMRYSVSDTAQWGDFVSGPRVVNDETKERMREVLSEIQSGEFAKGWILENKANRPQFYAMNAKENQHPIEKVGKELRALMPFVKQPLQEKQDKQKDVKVHATN; this comes from the coding sequence ATGTCAAAAGTTCTTTACGAAAAGGATATCCAGAAAGAGGTATTGCAGGGAAAGAAAATCGCGGTGGTTGGTTATGGATCACAGGGGCATGCACACGCACAGAATCTTCGGGACAGCGGTTATGATGTTGTTGTCGGGCTCAGACCGGGAAAATCCCAGCAAAAAGCACAGGCTGATGGATTTGAGGTTCAGTCAGTTGCCGATGCAGTTCAGGTTGCGGATGTTGTGATGGTGCTGTTGCCGGATGAGCATCAAACAGCAGTTTATGAGGAGAGCATTAAACCAAATTTACAGGCGGGAAATGCAATGGCTTTCGCCCACGGATTCAATGTTCATTTTAACCAGATTGTCCCGCCATCAGATGTTGATGTGTTTCTTGTAGCCCCGAAAGGACCTGGACATCTGGTCCGCCGAACGTTTGAGGAAGGTGCTGGGGTTCCGGCATTATATGGTGTCTATCAGGATGTCACCGGCAATGCTAAGGGACTGTCACTTGCCTATGCACAGGGAATTGGGGCAGCACGTGCGGGCGTTTTGGAAACCTCGTTCCAGGAAGAAACGGAAACGGATTTGTTTGGAGAGCAGACAGTGCTTTGCGGCGGCCTTACAAGTCTAATCAAAGCAGGTTTTGAAACACTGACAGATGCAGGATATCAGCCGGAAGTAGCTTACTTTGAATGTATGCATGAAGTGAAATTGATTGTTGATCTGCTTTATGAAGGAGGGCTTGAGAATATGCGCTACTCCGTTTCCGATACAGCACAATGGGGCGATTTCGTATCCGGGCCGAGAGTTGTGAATGACGAAACGAAAGAGCGGATGAGAGAAGTGCTTTCCGAAATTCAATCAGGCGAGTTTGCTAAAGGCTGGATTTTGGAAAACAAGGCAAACCGTCCACAATTTTATGCGATGAATGCTAAAGAAAATCAGCATCCGATTGAAAAAGTTGGAAAGGAGCTCCGTGCATTAATGCCTTTTGTGAAGCAGCCATTACAGGAAAAACAAGATAAACAAAAGGATGTGAAGGTTCATGCAACAAATTAA
- the ilvD gene encoding dihydroxy-acid dehydratase, giving the protein MGKDLRIKSNVFSDSSLRAPNRAMLRAVGVTDDDFKKPMIGVASTWSEVTPCNIHLNDLAANSKKGAKEAGGVPLMFNTITVSDGISMGTQGMRYSLPSRDLIADSIETVVGAENLDGLVAIGACDKNIPGCMIAIANSEVPAVFVYGGTISPGSYRGKDIDIVSVFEGVGKHNNGDIDDQELKGIECNACPGAGACGGMYTANTMASAMEAMGMSLPGSSSNPAESEEKAADCAAAGEAVYHLLEKGIYPKDIMTKEAFENAITVVMALGGSTNAILHLLAIAHAVEVDLTIDDFNRMQAKVPHLADMKPSGRYVMQDLHRAGGVQAVMKLLLDAGYLHGDCLTVTGKTIAENLADAPSLHEGQDVIMPLDKPKRVDGPLIVLKGNLAPRGAVAKVSGVKVSRHVGPARVFNTENEAAAAISENKVSENDVVVIRYVGPKGGPGMPEMLSVSSLLVGKGLGEKVALLTDGRFSGGTHGLVVGHIAPEAQDGGPVAFIQEGDLVTIDSEQKEISVAVSENEMQRRREEWTAPPLYKKGVLGKYAHMVSCSSKGAVTDFK; this is encoded by the coding sequence ATGGGGAAGGATTTACGGATAAAAAGTAATGTGTTCAGTGACAGTTCACTAAGGGCGCCGAACCGGGCGATGCTGCGTGCTGTGGGTGTGACGGATGATGATTTTAAGAAGCCGATGATTGGAGTCGCGAGTACGTGGAGTGAGGTCACTCCGTGCAATATTCATCTGAATGATTTGGCGGCGAATTCCAAAAAAGGAGCAAAAGAGGCAGGCGGTGTTCCGCTTATGTTTAACACGATAACCGTTTCCGATGGTATTTCGATGGGTACGCAGGGGATGCGCTATTCGCTGCCAAGCCGGGACCTTATCGCGGATTCGATTGAGACGGTTGTTGGTGCGGAAAATCTGGATGGACTTGTTGCGATTGGAGCTTGTGATAAAAATATCCCCGGTTGTATGATTGCGATTGCCAATAGTGAAGTTCCGGCGGTTTTTGTATATGGCGGTACCATTTCTCCCGGCTCCTATCGTGGAAAAGATATTGATATTGTCTCGGTGTTTGAAGGTGTTGGTAAGCATAACAACGGGGACATTGATGATCAGGAGTTAAAAGGAATTGAGTGTAATGCGTGTCCCGGCGCCGGTGCCTGTGGCGGGATGTATACCGCGAATACAATGGCTTCTGCGATGGAAGCGATGGGTATGAGTTTGCCTGGCAGCTCGTCGAATCCCGCTGAATCGGAGGAAAAAGCGGCTGATTGTGCTGCAGCGGGTGAAGCGGTCTATCACTTGCTTGAAAAAGGTATTTATCCAAAAGATATTATGACAAAAGAGGCATTTGAGAATGCGATAACCGTTGTGATGGCACTTGGCGGGTCGACGAATGCAATTCTCCATTTGCTGGCGATTGCACATGCGGTTGAGGTTGATTTGACGATTGATGATTTTAACAGGATGCAGGCGAAAGTCCCGCATCTCGCTGACATGAAACCAAGCGGCAGGTATGTGATGCAGGATTTACATAGAGCCGGTGGTGTGCAGGCTGTCATGAAGCTTCTACTTGATGCGGGCTACCTGCATGGTGATTGCTTAACTGTAACAGGTAAAACAATTGCTGAAAATTTAGCGGACGCACCGTCATTGCACGAAGGTCAGGATGTTATCATGCCACTAGATAAGCCGAAGCGGGTGGATGGTCCATTGATTGTTTTGAAAGGAAATTTAGCACCAAGGGGGGCAGTGGCAAAAGTCTCAGGGGTGAAAGTCAGTCGCCATGTCGGCCCGGCCAGGGTATTTAATACCGAAAACGAAGCGGCTGCAGCAATCAGCGAAAACAAAGTTTCAGAAAATGATGTGGTGGTAATTCGCTATGTCGGTCCTAAGGGTGGTCCGGGAATGCCTGAGATGCTGTCGGTTTCCAGTCTGCTTGTCGGAAAAGGGCTTGGTGAAAAAGTCGCATTGTTGACGGATGGCAGATTCTCCGGGGGAACGCATGGCCTTGTTGTTGGTCATATTGCTCCCGAAGCACAGGACGGTGGTCCGGTGGCATTTATACAGGAAGGTGATCTTGTCACGATTGATTCGGAGCAAAAGGAAATTTCGGTTGCGGTTTCCGAGAATGAAATGCAACGCCGGCGTGAGGAATGGACAGCACCGCCATTATATAAAAAGGGTGTGCTGGGAAAATATGCACATATGGTTTCCTGTTCTTCAAAAGGAGCGGTTACTGATTTTAAATAG
- a CDS encoding 2-isopropylmalate synthase: MQQIKTFDTTLRDGEQSPGVNLNKLEKLEIARQLEKLGVDRMEAGFPASSTGDFEAVKEIAKTIKGTSVTGLARAVKSDVDTAWEALKYADEPCLHIFLATSPIHMTYKLKKTPEQVIETAVDIVKYARQKFPQVEWSAEDASRSDWNFLAQIIEQVIDAGATVINLPDTVGYTTPKEYGELFRFIKDTVPNIDQVDLSCHCHNDLGMAVANSIAAVENGATQVEGTINGIGERAGNASLEEVAVALKIRSDHYPYETGLKLNEIKRTSDLVAKLSGMYVQANKAVVGRNAFSHEAGIHQDGVLKNKETYEIITPEMVGVQSNTLFLGKHSGRHAFQDKVKTLGFELSEENLKKAFKQFKQLTDRKREVTDDDIFTILMEVQTDQSGAKKYRLEMFQIQYGTANIPTATASLTTPEGNKVMDARTGQGSVEALYNTLDCLIEQDLQLVDYQLNSVGRGKDALAESHVQLMVNGESMNGRGTAQDVVEASANAFLNAVNRYMIQYHTSKPKETAAKGGF, translated from the coding sequence ATGCAACAAATTAAAACGTTTGATACGACACTGAGAGACGGGGAACAGTCACCAGGAGTTAATCTGAATAAGCTGGAGAAACTGGAAATCGCCAGGCAATTGGAAAAGTTGGGTGTAGACCGGATGGAAGCAGGTTTCCCAGCTTCTTCCACAGGTGATTTTGAAGCAGTTAAAGAAATCGCCAAAACGATAAAAGGGACATCAGTCACGGGGCTGGCAAGGGCGGTGAAATCAGATGTTGATACTGCATGGGAGGCATTGAAATATGCGGATGAACCATGCCTTCACATCTTTTTGGCAACATCACCGATTCACATGACGTATAAGCTGAAAAAAACACCGGAACAGGTAATTGAAACAGCGGTGGATATCGTGAAATATGCCAGACAAAAGTTTCCTCAAGTGGAGTGGTCGGCTGAAGATGCATCAAGGTCGGATTGGAATTTTCTGGCCCAGATCATTGAGCAGGTGATTGATGCTGGTGCAACGGTGATCAATCTGCCGGATACTGTCGGGTATACGACGCCAAAGGAATATGGGGAACTTTTCCGGTTCATCAAAGACACGGTTCCTAATATTGATCAGGTGGATCTGTCCTGTCACTGTCATAACGACTTGGGAATGGCTGTTGCAAATTCGATTGCTGCTGTGGAAAACGGTGCTACCCAGGTGGAAGGGACGATTAATGGGATCGGAGAACGTGCCGGAAATGCTTCATTGGAGGAAGTTGCTGTTGCATTAAAAATCCGCTCCGATCATTACCCGTATGAAACGGGTCTGAAGCTGAACGAAATCAAGCGGACCAGTGATCTTGTTGCTAAATTATCCGGAATGTATGTGCAGGCGAATAAAGCGGTTGTTGGGCGTAACGCATTTTCACATGAGGCAGGGATTCATCAGGATGGTGTTCTGAAAAACAAGGAAACCTATGAAATTATCACGCCGGAAATGGTGGGTGTTCAATCGAATACGCTGTTTCTCGGAAAGCATTCCGGCCGTCATGCATTTCAGGATAAAGTAAAGACACTGGGATTCGAGCTTTCGGAAGAAAATTTGAAAAAGGCATTCAAGCAGTTTAAACAGTTAACGGATCGCAAAAGGGAAGTAACTGATGACGATATTTTTACTATTTTGATGGAAGTACAGACTGATCAGTCCGGTGCAAAAAAATATCGATTGGAAATGTTTCAGATTCAATATGGGACAGCAAATATTCCAACGGCGACTGCGTCATTGACCACCCCTGAGGGAAACAAGGTCATGGATGCACGTACAGGTCAGGGAAGTGTTGAAGCACTGTATAACACATTGGATTGTCTGATTGAACAGGATCTGCAGCTTGTTGACTATCAACTGAATTCAGTCGGACGCGGAAAAGATGCGCTGGCTGAGTCACATGTGCAGCTTATGGTAAATGGCGAGTCGATGAACGGCCGGGGAACTGCACAGGATGTTGTGGAAGCTTCAGCAAATGCATTTCTGAATGCGGTGAACCGCTATATGATTCAGTATCACACATCAAAGCCGAAAGAAACGGCTGCTAAAGGAGGATTTTAA
- a CDS encoding Uma2 family endonuclease, translating to MSLANFSNKMSYADYLKLPEGTTMQIIDGVPYNMSPGDPTTIHQQTSMNVSHLFMNFFKERECEVFAAPFDVRLFARDKMDEEIVNVVQPDISVICVNDKLDDKGCIGAPDLIVEILSLSTVRLDKVIKLNLYADAGVKEYWIADPQNRLIEIFHLDSHGNYALPDIFSTADTIDSSIFKELKVEVSEVFPSSPLIKEESTDYHNLFDRIDNLPAEERSALLARMKSRYFSD from the coding sequence ATGAGCCTGGCCAATTTTTCAAATAAAATGTCTTACGCTGACTATCTCAAGCTTCCTGAGGGTACGACCATGCAAATAATTGATGGTGTACCTTACAACATGTCTCCGGGGGACCCCACGACTATTCATCAGCAAACCTCCATGAATGTATCACACCTGTTTATGAACTTTTTTAAAGAGAGGGAATGTGAAGTTTTTGCCGCTCCATTTGACGTACGTTTGTTTGCCAGAGATAAAATGGACGAGGAGATTGTTAATGTTGTCCAACCTGATATTTCAGTAATCTGTGTTAATGATAAACTTGATGACAAAGGCTGTATTGGAGCGCCGGATTTGATTGTTGAAATATTATCCCTATCAACTGTAAGGCTGGATAAGGTTATCAAGCTAAATCTTTATGCCGATGCCGGGGTAAAAGAATATTGGATTGCTGACCCGCAAAACAGACTGATCGAAATTTTCCATCTGGATTCACATGGTAATTACGCATTGCCTGATATCTTTTCAACAGCAGACACAATTGATTCATCCATTTTTAAGGAGTTAAAGGTGGAGGTGAGTGAAGTGTTCCCGTCATCACCGCTGATTAAAGAGGAAAGCACTGATTATCATAATCTTTTTGATAGGATAGATAATTTACCTGCAGAAGAAAGGAGTGCGCTTTTAGCTCGCATGAAAAGCCGTTATTTTTCGGACTAG
- the leuC gene encoding 3-isopropylmalate dehydratase large subunit: MGKPETIIEKIWNKHVVQQESGKPDLMYIDLHLVHEVTSPQAFAGLRLNNRNVRRPDLTYATMDHNVPTKNRDTVKDEISVKQMETLKKNCMDFNITLADMYHPDQGIVHVIGPELGLTQPGKTIVCGDSHTSTHGAFGALAFGIGTSEVEHVLATQTLWQEKPKTLNVHVEGDLGPGVTAKDLILAIIAKFGVRFGTGHVIEYTGDAIRNLSMEGRMTVCNMSIEAGARAGLISPDQTTVDFLRGRAHVPGGDDFEQLADKWLDLATDEDAVYDQTVTIKASEVEPQVSWGTNPGMCVPVSGSTPSLGDAEYKEDVERALDYMGLDENQPITSIEIDHVFIGSCTNSRLGDLQKAASVVQGKKVNPNVRAIVVPGSFLVKMEAEKAGLDQVFKEAGFEWREAGCSMCLAMNDDIVPPGGRCASTSNRNFEGRQGNGARTHLVSPEMAAAAAIEGRFVDVRNYAGIMQ; encoded by the coding sequence ATGGGAAAACCAGAGACGATTATCGAAAAAATCTGGAACAAACATGTAGTACAGCAGGAATCCGGTAAGCCGGATCTCATGTACATTGATTTACATCTGGTACATGAGGTGACGTCACCACAAGCATTTGCAGGATTGCGCCTGAATAATCGTAATGTTCGGCGACCGGATTTGACCTATGCGACAATGGATCACAATGTGCCAACGAAAAATCGTGATACAGTAAAAGACGAAATTTCAGTGAAACAGATGGAAACGTTAAAAAAGAACTGTATGGATTTCAACATTACCCTTGCAGATATGTACCATCCCGATCAGGGAATTGTCCACGTAATTGGTCCGGAGCTTGGGTTGACACAGCCTGGAAAAACGATTGTTTGCGGTGACAGCCATACCTCGACACACGGCGCGTTTGGAGCATTGGCTTTCGGAATTGGAACAAGCGAGGTTGAACATGTTCTGGCTACACAGACATTGTGGCAGGAGAAGCCGAAAACGTTAAATGTTCATGTGGAAGGTGACCTTGGTCCGGGAGTGACGGCAAAGGATTTAATTTTGGCGATTATCGCAAAGTTTGGTGTTCGGTTTGGTACCGGCCACGTGATTGAGTATACAGGAGATGCAATTCGCAACTTGTCCATGGAAGGAAGAATGACTGTGTGCAACATGTCGATTGAAGCCGGGGCCAGAGCTGGTCTGATCAGTCCGGATCAAACAACAGTTGATTTTTTGCGGGGCCGGGCACATGTACCCGGGGGCGATGATTTTGAACAGCTTGCGGATAAATGGCTGGACCTGGCTACAGATGAGGACGCCGTTTATGACCAGACAGTTACGATTAAAGCGTCTGAAGTCGAACCACAAGTATCCTGGGGGACGAATCCGGGAATGTGTGTCCCTGTAAGTGGTTCCACTCCGTCCTTGGGTGATGCGGAATATAAGGAAGATGTGGAGCGGGCACTTGATTATATGGGATTGGATGAAAATCAGCCGATTACCTCAATTGAAATCGATCATGTTTTTATCGGTTCGTGCACCAATTCACGGTTAGGCGACCTGCAAAAAGCTGCATCAGTTGTTCAAGGAAAAAAAGTGAACCCGAATGTGCGAGCAATTGTCGTTCCAGGTTCATTTTTGGTAAAAATGGAGGCTGAAAAAGCAGGATTGGATCAGGTTTTCAAGGAAGCTGGATTTGAATGGCGGGAAGCTGGCTGCAGTATGTGTCTGGCGATGAATGATGATATTGTTCCCCCTGGTGGAAGGTGTGCGTCGACCTCGAACCGAAATTTTGAAGGACGGCAGGGGAATGGTGCCAGAACCCATCTGGTTAGTCCGGAAATGGCGGCTGCGGCAGCAATTGAGGGACGTTTTGTGGATGTACGTAACTATGCAGGAATAATGCAATAG
- the ilvN gene encoding acetolactate synthase small subunit, which produces MRRIISAAVQNRGGVLNRITGMLHKRQFNIESISVGASETEGISKMTFVVEVSDHQKLEQLTKQLHKQIDVLKVSDITEKAIVARELALIKVKGSGQSLAEIQGIIAPFRASIIDVSRESLTIQVTGKPDKVEALISLLRPYGIKELSKTGVTAFLRGQQPKQVTEINSFPV; this is translated from the coding sequence ATGAGGCGAATCATCAGTGCAGCGGTTCAGAATCGCGGGGGTGTGCTGAACCGGATAACAGGGATGCTGCATAAGCGGCAATTCAATATCGAAAGTATTTCAGTTGGTGCATCCGAGACGGAAGGAATATCGAAAATGACTTTCGTTGTCGAGGTCAGTGATCATCAAAAGTTGGAACAATTGACAAAACAGCTGCACAAACAGATTGATGTCCTGAAAGTATCAGATATAACCGAAAAAGCAATTGTTGCAAGAGAACTGGCCCTGATAAAAGTGAAAGGAAGCGGTCAGTCACTTGCAGAGATTCAGGGAATTATCGCCCCGTTCCGCGCATCCATCATTGATGTATCACGTGAGAGCCTGACCATTCAGGTTACCGGAAAACCGGATAAAGTGGAAGCATTAATTTCACTCTTACGGCCATATGGAATTAAAGAGCTATCGAAAACAGGTGTTACCGCATTTTTACGAGGACAACAGCCAAAGCAGGTTACGGAAATAAATTCTTTTCCGGTGTAA
- the leuD gene encoding 3-isopropylmalate dehydratase small subunit — translation MEAIREHSGKVFPLNRTNVDTDQIIPKQFLKRVERTGFGQFLFYNWRFDDDGNKRPDFNLNDEKYADSSILLGGENFGCGSSREHAPWSLLDYGFRVIIAPSFADIFYNNALKNGIIPVRMEETQVNKWMKQAEESEILLKVDLESQQIMDEENWVVPFTIDNYHKEKLLNGWDDIALTLQLEDKITAYENKGV, via the coding sequence ATGGAGGCAATTCGAGAGCATTCAGGAAAGGTATTTCCATTAAATCGTACAAATGTTGATACAGACCAGATTATACCGAAACAGTTTTTAAAACGGGTTGAACGGACAGGATTTGGACAGTTTCTGTTTTATAATTGGCGGTTTGATGATGATGGCAATAAGCGCCCTGATTTTAACCTGAATGATGAAAAATATGCGGATTCTTCCATCTTACTGGGAGGTGAAAATTTCGGCTGCGGGTCATCCCGTGAGCATGCGCCATGGTCCTTATTGGATTACGGATTCCGGGTAATTATTGCACCCAGTTTTGCCGATATTTTTTACAATAATGCATTAAAGAATGGGATCATCCCAGTGAGAATGGAAGAAACCCAAGTTAATAAATGGATGAAACAAGCGGAGGAATCAGAGATTCTTTTAAAAGTGGATTTGGAGAGTCAGCAAATTATGGATGAGGAAAATTGGGTAGTCCCATTTACAATTGATAATTACCATAAGGAAAAATTGCTGAATGGCTGGGATGATATCGCCCTTACGTTGCAGTTGGAAGATAAAATTACTGCGTATGAAAACAAAGGAGTGTGA
- a CDS encoding type II toxin-antitoxin system RelE/ParE family toxin translates to MCELLFTSASERYLKKIKEKPLKAAYQNAFREIRENSYIGQLEHGNLSGIYGLDVKYKGTKYEIAYTIFEKDDKKVAVLLAGTRENFYDELSRYLR, encoded by the coding sequence ATGTGCGAATTATTATTTACCTCAGCCTCTGAACGGTATCTTAAAAAAATAAAAGAAAAGCCTCTGAAAGCAGCATATCAAAATGCCTTCCGGGAAATCCGCGAAAATTCTTATATTGGACAACTAGAGCACGGCAATCTATCCGGTATTTATGGATTAGATGTAAAATACAAAGGAACAAAATATGAAATTGCATATACAATCTTCGAGAAAGACGACAAAAAGGTCGCTGTGCTATTAGCGGGGACGAGAGAGAACTTCTACGATGAGTTGTCCCGATATTTGAGGTAA
- the ilvB gene encoding biosynthetic-type acetolactate synthase large subunit, producing the protein MDSATEKMTGADVLIEALTEAGADTIFGYPGGAVLPIYDAIYRSKAPFQHVLNRHEQGSVHAAEGYARVTGKPGVVMATSGPGATNLITGITDAMMDSLPLVVFTGQVASGVIGTDAFQESDVLGITTPITKYNYQVKRIGELPRIVKEAFHIAATGRPGPVVIDIPKDISATISTQPYSSEFKLPGYQPTKKPNPLQIVKLADALSRAEKPVILAGAGVQFAGASANLKRFAEKYQLPVVTTLLGLGTYPGSEKLSLGMGGMHGRYAANMAIYESDLLINIGARFDDRLTGNLKHFAPNAKVAHIDIDPAEIGKNVATEIPVVADANAALEVLLEKSITIADHETWLGQLQQNKSDYPLWYEQSGEEISPQWLIEQIYEQSSGEAIVTTDVGQHQMWAAQYYTLEKPNRWVTSGGLGTMGFGFPAAIGAQLGAPDDLVVALVGDGGFQMTFQELSVVKERNLPVKVIIINNQALGMVRQWQESFYEERYSESIFSTNPDFVKLAESYGIRGMEVDKEADAAGVLQEAFSHDGPVIVDCRVVQAANVYPMIAPGKGIHEMIGVTK; encoded by the coding sequence ATGGACAGTGCAACAGAAAAGATGACCGGGGCTGACGTGTTGATTGAAGCCCTTACAGAGGCGGGTGCTGACACGATTTTCGGCTATCCGGGCGGGGCGGTGCTCCCGATTTATGATGCAATTTACCGCAGTAAGGCGCCTTTTCAGCACGTGTTAAACCGGCATGAGCAGGGATCGGTTCATGCGGCTGAAGGCTATGCACGGGTTACGGGTAAGCCGGGCGTTGTGATGGCAACGTCAGGGCCGGGGGCTACGAACTTAATAACAGGCATTACGGATGCAATGATGGATTCGCTGCCGTTAGTCGTATTTACCGGACAGGTGGCAAGTGGTGTGATCGGAACAGATGCTTTTCAGGAGTCGGATGTACTGGGGATTACGACTCCGATTACGAAGTACAATTATCAGGTGAAACGCATAGGTGAATTACCGCGGATCGTGAAAGAAGCTTTTCATATTGCTGCTACAGGGCGGCCGGGACCTGTTGTAATTGATATTCCGAAAGACATCTCAGCAACCATATCAACGCAGCCTTATTCCAGTGAATTTAAACTGCCAGGATACCAGCCGACAAAAAAGCCTAACCCATTGCAGATCGTTAAGCTGGCGGACGCGTTAAGCCGGGCAGAAAAGCCAGTTATACTAGCCGGAGCGGGTGTTCAATTTGCCGGGGCATCAGCGAATTTAAAACGATTTGCGGAAAAATACCAGCTTCCAGTGGTAACGACTTTACTTGGTTTAGGGACGTATCCGGGGTCAGAGAAGCTCTCACTTGGTATGGGGGGCATGCATGGAAGGTACGCAGCGAATATGGCAATCTATGAAAGTGATTTACTTATCAACATCGGAGCCAGGTTTGATGATCGTTTAACCGGAAACCTGAAACACTTTGCACCAAATGCCAAAGTTGCTCACATTGATATTGATCCGGCAGAGATTGGCAAAAATGTTGCAACAGAAATTCCGGTTGTTGCTGACGCGAATGCAGCGTTGGAGGTACTGTTGGAAAAATCAATAACCATTGCAGATCACGAAACATGGCTGGGACAGCTGCAGCAAAATAAATCAGATTATCCTTTGTGGTATGAACAGTCGGGCGAAGAAATTTCGCCGCAATGGCTGATTGAACAGATTTACGAGCAATCGTCGGGAGAGGCAATTGTTACTACAGATGTTGGGCAGCATCAGATGTGGGCAGCACAGTATTATACGCTGGAAAAACCGAATCGCTGGGTGACGTCGGGAGGACTTGGAACGATGGGATTTGGATTTCCGGCAGCAATTGGTGCACAACTTGGAGCACCGGATGACCTTGTTGTTGCATTAGTCGGTGACGGTGGTTTCCAGATGACATTCCAGGAACTGTCGGTGGTAAAAGAACGAAACCTGCCTGTCAAAGTTATTATCATTAACAATCAGGCACTCGGAATGGTACGGCAGTGGCAGGAAAGTTTTTACGAAGAACGCTACTCGGAATCTATTTTTTCAACGAATCCTGATTTTGTAAAACTGGCAGAAAGTTACGGAATTCGTGGCATGGAGGTAGATAAAGAGGCAGATGCAGCGGGCGTTTTGCAGGAAGCTTTTTCACATGATGGTCCGGTCATTGTTGATTGCCGGGTCGTTCAAGCAGCAAATGTGTACCCGATGATTGCACCAGGAAAAGGGATTCACGAAATGATAGGGGTGACAAAATGA